DNA sequence from the Bradyrhizobium sp. CIAT3101 genome:
CTACACCATCTATCCGAAACTGCCGTTCACACCGGACTCCTTCGCGCCGATCGCCATGGTCGCCAAGACCTTCGGCATCATCGCGCTGCGCAAGGACTTTCCGGCGAAGGATCTGAAAGAGTTCATCGCCTACGCCAAGGCCAATCCGGGCAAGATCAACCTGGGACACGCCGGCGTCGGCTCGTCGAACTATCTCATCTGCAAGAGTTTTGTCACGGCCGCCGGTATCGACGCGACGCTGGTCGGCTATCGCGGTGCTTCGCCCGCGCTCACCGATGCGATCGGTAGCCAGATCGACGGCGTCTGCGACGCCGCAGCGTCCGTGTCGCAGTCGATCAACGAGAAGCTGGTGAGGGGGCTCGTGGTCGGCTCGACCGTGCGGCTCGCCACGCTGCCCGACCTGCCGACATCGGCCGAAGCCGGCCTGCCCGAGTTCGAGGCGCAGGGCTGGAACGGCCTGTTCGCGCCGAAGGGCACGCCGCCGGCCATCATCGCCAAGCTGAATGCTGCCGCGCGCACCGCGGTCGAGACCGACGCGGTGAAGAAGCGCTTTGCTGATCTCTCGACCGTCGCGCCCGATCCCGACGAGCACACGCCCGAGGTGCTGCAAAAACTCGTGACGCGCGACGTCGAGAAGTACCGGAAGATGCTGGCGGACGACGCCAAGCCGTAGGCGTCTCTCCCGCATTGGCGGGAGACGGCCTTACGCGGCTGAAGGGATCCGGGCGATGACCTTGATCTCGAAGTCGAACCCTGCGAGCCAATTCACTCCCACGGCCGTCCAGTTCGGATAGGGGGCGTCGCCGATCTCTGCGCTGCGGACGGCCATCACCGTATCGATCTGCTTGTCAGGATCGGTGTGGAACGTGGTGACGTCCACCACATCGCTGAGCGTGCATCCGGCAGCTGCGAGCACGGCGCGCAGATTGGCAAACGCACGCCGGACCTGATCCTCGAACACCGGCTCGGGTGAGCCGTCCTCGCGACTACCGACCTGGCCCGAAACGAAGAGCAAGTCACCGGATCGGATCGCCGGAGAATACCGATGCGCTTGGTAAAGCGCGTGGCGGTCAGCGGGGAAGATTGCCTCGCGTTGGAGCATGGCTTGAGCCTTTCGAAAGAAACTGTGGAGCTGGCGGCCGAATTGCCTTGCGGCGCCGGCCGTGACATTCTTCATATACGTTCCGTATGTGAGTGGGTATCGCTCACATACGAGGCGTATGTCAACTGAAAAGTGGAGCGAGCATGGTCGAGGGAAAGCGCGCCGCAGCCATGGCGGAAAATCGGGTCAAGCTCATCCGGGCCGCGCGCAAGGCGTTCGCTACGCAAGGTTATGCAGACGCGTCGATGGATGAGCTGACGGCCTCGGTCGGGCTGACGCGGGGCGCGCTCTATCACAATTTCGAAGACAAGAAGGGGCTGCT
Encoded proteins:
- a CDS encoding tripartite tricarboxylate transporter substrate binding protein BugD — protein: MISFVLKRAFAAIAALSLTSAAFAQDFPKRPITMIVPFAAGGTSDVIARTVAEQMGVALGQSIVIENVAGAGGSTALARASRSEPDGYTIAIGNAGTNAATYTIYPKLPFTPDSFAPIAMVAKTFGIIALRKDFPAKDLKEFIAYAKANPGKINLGHAGVGSSNYLICKSFVTAAGIDATLVGYRGASPALTDAIGSQIDGVCDAAASVSQSINEKLVRGLVVGSTVRLATLPDLPTSAEAGLPEFEAQGWNGLFAPKGTPPAIIAKLNAAARTAVETDAVKKRFADLSTVAPDPDEHTPEVLQKLVTRDVEKYRKMLADDAKP
- a CDS encoding RidA family protein — protein: MLQREAIFPADRHALYQAHRYSPAIRSGDLLFVSGQVGSREDGSPEPVFEDQVRRAFANLRAVLAAAGCTLSDVVDVTTFHTDPDKQIDTVMAVRSAEIGDAPYPNWTAVGVNWLAGFDFEIKVIARIPSAA